A genomic stretch from Penicillium digitatum chromosome 4, complete sequence includes:
- a CDS encoding HAD-superfamily hydrolase, subfamily IA, variant 3 codes for MSAIACKQLPRKFAPLGSVGTSAAPLLKGIVFDVDGTLCLPQHYMFSEMREALGIDRSIDILQHIRELPTADQAIAVSKVQAVERRAMAHQQPQPGLVRLMDYLESRGLRRALCTRNFEAPVQNLINNHLDGHVFLPIITRDTPNLLPKPDPAGILHIASAWGLPNGENLIMVGDSIDDMTAGHLAGAATVLLLNERNVHLKEHPHTDLCIKQLDDLVGILEVGFAGTRENDEHGA; via the exons ATGTCTGCTATCGCCTGTAAACAACTTCCGCGAAAGTTTGCACCTCTCGGTTCTGTCGGGACGTCGGCTGCCCCTCTATTGAAGGGAATTGTGTTTGATGTGGATGGAACTTTGTG TTTACCACAGCACTACATGTTCAGCGAAATGAG AGAAGCACTCGGAATCGATCGCTCCATCGACATCCTCCAGCACATCCGTGAACTCCCAACCGCAGACCAAGCCATAGCTGTATCCAAGGTGCAAGCAGTAGAGCGCCGAGCTATGGCTCACCAGCAGCCACAGCCCGGCCTGGTTCGTTTAATGGACTATCTTGAATCGCGCGGCTTACGACGGGCGCTCTGCACGCGCAACTTCGA AGCACCAGTCCAGAACCTGATTAACAACCATCTTGACGGTCATGTCTTCCTACCAATCATCACACGCGACACGCCTAATCTCCTGCCGAAGCCTGATCCAGCCGGCATTTTGCACATTGCGAGTGCATGGGGTCTCCCTAATGGGGAGAATTTGATTATGGTTGGTGATAGCATTGATGATATGACGGCTGGGCATTTGGCGGGCGCTGCGACAGTGTTACTTTTGAATGAGCGGAATGTGCATTTGAAGGAACATCCGCATACGGATCTTTGCATTAAGCAACTGGATGATCTGGTCGGTATCCTGGAGGTCGGGTTTGCCGGGACTAGAGAGAATGATGAGCACGGCGCGTGA
- a CDS encoding Zinc finger, CCHC-type, with translation MTNSSDEEADSRTALVGAPRTRSNPRSTLRSASHDSTRPAKRQRRNRNKKDSDLADFVPKGVAFSSISLPVDDPDNTSSSGSSSASSEDSDSDADPTAIVNPHAGNTAPAISWNQGRKAAVRTTLGKRSAPTSEKPTQSEAVNDKYWRSRSASVSANGEDKPATNNQSQIDDELEDGEIDSKSDTEDSDSLGSEADDSILLNIGDKMGIDSAIDYDPATLAHQHGSTTGNSNLKGASTQIGPGSKEEAFRLFSIKYPNAPIALVDLSQTDLEILAKYVFFDRNIHDIDLKLPISCIECQREGHVADVCPAKECEHCGAWNQHQSSTCPDWRRCQRCRERGHDEPQCSAKLRNFAHEVPCDYCGNEHLETECDSLWRFPIRDLHSNQVIVSICCANCCSAKHLVGDCPATSLRMATTKSSSFTLKGIDPDMITNLNTVIPPRESRPPSQASSRGRNRGWSPAPSPDEDDMMSRVSRGRGRPVPAPRGNIRGSIKFASGVGAKRGDDPLSRGPSRGRSAFSGNNHRARSPNPPLPRGPPPPRGGGRGRGPQRGGGFSRGPRGGGGRGRGW, from the exons ATGACAAACTCATCAGATGAAGAGGCTGATTCACGCACAGCCCTAGTTGGCGCACCACGCACTCGGTCGAATCCGCGTTCCACTTTGCGCTCCGCATCGCACGACAGCACCCGCCCGGCCAAGAGACAACGCCGCAACAGAAATAAGAAGGACTCAGATCTTGCAGACTTTGTTCCAAAGGGTGTTGCATTTAGTTCCATATCCTTGCCAGTGGATGATCCAGACAACACATCTAGCTCTGGATCTAGTTCAGCCTCAAGTGaagattccgattctgacGCGGACCCAACCGCTATCGTAAACCCACACGCCGGCAACACCGCGCCTGCGATTAGCTGGAACCAGGGTCGGAAGGCTGCAGTGCGCACAACGCTTGGAAAACGATCGGCACCAACAAGCGAGAAGCCTACTCAATCTGAAGCGGTGAATGACAAATATTGGCGCAGTCGCAGTGCGTCTGTTTCCGCCAATGGTGAAGACAAGCCCGCCACAAATAACCAATCTCAGATTGATGATGAGCTGGAAGATGGAGAAATTGATTCCAAGAGTGACACAGAGGATTCAGATTCTCTTGGTTCTGAAGCCGATGATTCTATCCTGCTGAATATAGGGGATAAGATGGGAATAGATAGTGCCATTGACTATGATCCTGCCACTCTGGCTCATCAGCATGGTTCCACCACTGGAAACTCAAATCTGAAAGGCGCATCTACACAAATTGGACCTGGGTCCAAAGAGGAAGCGTTCCGGCTTTTCTCAATCAAATATCCAAATGCGCCCATTGCTTTGGTGGATCTAAGCCAGACAGACCTTGAGATCCTTGCGAAGTACGTCTTTTTTGATCGcaacattcatgatataGATCTCAAACTTCCTATCTCGTGCATTGAATGTCAACGTGAGGGCCATGTGGCAGATGTCTGCCCAGCAAAAGAG TGTGAACACTGTGGTGCCTGGAATCAGCACCAAAGTAGTACATGTCCCGACTGGCGACGTTGCCAACGATGCCGCGAACGTGGCCATGACGAGCCGCAATGCAGTGCAAAGCTACGCAATTTCGCACACGAAGTGCCCTGTGACTACTGTGGAAATGAGCACTTGGAAACCGAATGCGACTCTCTGTGGAGGTTCCCAATCAGGGATCTTCACTCCAACCAAGTCATAGTCTCAATCTGCTGTGCAAATTGCTGCAGTGCGAAGCATCTTGTAGGAGATTGCCCAGCTACTAGCTTGCGCATGGCAACCACAAAGTCATCATCATTTACACTGAAGGGTATCGATCCCGACATGATCACGAACCTCAACACCGTCATCCCGCCCCGAGAGAGCCGCCCACCAAGCCAAGCTTCATCCCGCGGAAGAAACAGGGGATGGTCTCCAGCTCCATCCCCAGACGAAGATGACATGATGTCCCGCGTATCCCGCGGCCGAGGACGGCCCGTCCCTGCCCCACGTGGCAACATCCGTGGCAGTATCAAGTTCGCAAGCGGAGTTGGAGCCAAACGTGGTGATGATCCACTGTCCAGAGGACCTTCTCGTGGTCGATCAGCATTCTCTGGAAACAACCATCGCGCTCGCTCCCCGAACCCGCCCCTTCCACGGGGTCCTCCCCCACCAAGAGGCGGTGGCCGAGGCCGTGGACCGcaacgaggaggaggattctCACGCGGACCGCGTGGCGGCGGTGGCAGAGGCCGCGGGTGGTAA
- a CDS encoding ORMDL produces MPMFLGPCTTSSPRSYSLFPPSLSTYSVLLDPTVKLASDNSKRLSPSMTSKQGRRRRSSSIIYQEPAESIEHTSDQAALPNLNANWVNAKGAWTIHFVCIAALKIFYDIIPGVSQETSWTLTNISYMFGSFLMFHWVRGIPFEFNAGAYDNLNMWEQIDNGDQYTPSKKFLLCVPIVLFLLSTHYTHFDLTHFTINFLATLGVVIPKLPFSHRLRIGLFSDIPEES; encoded by the exons atgcctatgtt TCTTGGGCCGTGTACCACCTCATCCCCACGCTCCTATTCATTATTTCCTCCTTCTCTCTCTACATATTCTGTTCTTTTGGATCCAACCGTCAAGCTGGCGTCCGACAATTCAAAG CGGTTATCTCCAAGCATGACCTCAAAACAAGGTCGCCGGAGGCGGTCCAGCAGTATTATCTACCAGGAGCCGGCCGAGTCTATTGAGCACACCAGTGATCAGGCCGCGTTGCCAAATTTGAATGCAAACTGGGTGAATGCCAAGG GTGCCTGGACCATCCATTTTGTGTGTATCGCCGCTCTCAAGATTTTTTACGACATCATCCCGGGCGTCTCGCAGGAAACTTCATGGACCCTCACCAATATCAGCTACATGTTCGGATCCTTCCTCATGTTCCATTGGGTGCGGGGCATCCCATTCGAATTCAACGCCGGTGCCTATGACAATCTCAACATGTGGGAGCAGATCGACAACGGTGACCAGTATACACCCTCTAAGAAGTTCTTGCTCTGCGTGCCTATCGTGCTTTTCCTCCTCAGCACTCACTACACCCATTTCGATTTGACCCACTTCACCATCAACTTCCTAGCCACATTGGGAGTGGTTATTCCCAAGCTACCATTC TCGCATCGGTTGCGAATAGGTCTCTTCTCCGATATACCCGAGGAGTCATAG
- a CDS encoding putative glycosyl transferase family 2, translating to MDELPYRSPVPLQWELARQTEIFLEDSLWPQAYSLLFNVLASGTISSTNAVIPLPQHLAVAGTMLVHPRTTTRAESEYEKEAPNAALRFLRLTNSLVGPMDAKFNLAFSFTHFESSRQGKRRGESPMVVENDKPDTRPLNTKFNQAYSLWSCAEDFWHAVGWAFNCSVLYPSRWERWQIWLQFMCNVLEDDWKEREKKYLEAKQNKRDASVRSEMSEVSQRSEREGSQGAEPAKKEIRRGKNRKSKVVEVHDDLAIFRESLIFRYIASNTTAGRNRRIMRAIFANGKSNIGEFKEVFNDELRLPTPKQDSHNAKKRAGDINLDKDDYGDYLNNSDEDFEPYQSSTSVSPPAKGSNASKPRRSKRTRRGTRIAMDEVTDPVKMPKASQTPSHESSNLSPLGGYTSLALRQQLLGILSSVSEKLPRDYMPLDNLYDMFVENIRDFSLPIFQQFISPSNLPHFLPEAYSTICELLLFVLRESSAPSSDDNYLTQAKLEKCFLPYSAGTPSVGNNAKVSLLLEALMTLLYKSKMLSATPSLAKAVWSGIARRERASNRDRNSIEWAYLQESGFRMKFMVEHILP from the exons ATGGACGAGCTACCATATCGGTCACCCGTACCACTTCAATGGGAGCTGGCTCGACAGACAGAAATCTTCCTCGAAGATAGCCTAT GGCCCCAAGCATATAGCCTTCTATTCAATGTCCTTGCATCGGGCACTATCTCATCGACAAACGCAGTAATTCCACTGCCGCAGCATCTGGCCGTTGCAGGTACGATGCTTGTGCATCCAAGAACTACAACGCGCGCCGAATCCGAGTACGAAAAAGAAGCACCCAATGCAGCTTTGCGATTTCTTCGATTGACGAACTCCCTTGTTGGCCCCATGGATGCAAAGTTTAATCTCGCTTTCAGTTTCACCCACTTTGAATCTTCGCGACAGGGTAAACGGCGCGGGGAGAGCCCGATGGTTGTGGAGAATGACAAGCCTGATACCAGACCCCTGAATACAAAATTCAACCAAGCATATTCACTGTGGAGCTGCGCAGAGGATTTCTGGCATGCCGTCGGCTGGGCCTTCAATTGTTCAGTACTTTACCCGTCCCGGTGGGAGCGCTGGCAGATATGGCTCCAGTTCATGTGCAACGTACTTGAAGATGATTGGAAAGAGCGCGAAAAAAAGTACCTAGAGgcaaaacaaaacaaaagaGATGCTTCGGTACGGTCTGAGATGTCGGAGGTGTCGCAGAGATCGGAGAGGGAGGGCTCGCAGGGCGCTGAACCagccaagaaagaaatccGCAGGGGAAAAAATCGTAAGTCGAAGGTAGTGGAGGTGCATGATGACCTTGCAATCTTTCGAGAAAGCCTGATCTTCCGTTACATCGCCTCGAACACCACAGCTGGACGGAACCGCAGAATCATGCGAGCAATCTTCGCCAATGGCAAATCAAACATCGGCGAATTCAAGGAAGTATTCAACGATGAGCTGAGATTACCCACTCCCAAGCAAGACTCGCATAATGCCAAGAAGAGGGCGGGCGATATCAATCTTGACAAGGATGACTACGGCGACTACCTGAATAATTCAGATGAGGATTTCGAACCCTATCAAAGCTCAACCTCGGTATCACCTCCAGCCAAAGGATCGAATGCTAGCAAACCACGACGTAGCAAGCGCACCCGAAGAGGAACGCGAATTGCAATGGACGAAGTCACAGACCCCGTCAAGATGCCCAAAGCAAGCCAAACACCCTCCCACGAAAGCAGCAATCTATCCCCGCTAGGCGGCTACACCTCCCTCGCCCTCCGCCAACAACTCCTCGGCATTCTCTCCAGCGTCTCAGAGAAACTGCCCCGAGACTACATGCCTCTAGACAACCTCTACGACATGTTCGTCGAAAACATCCGCGACTTCTCCCTCCCAATCTTCCAACAGTTTATCAGCCCCTCCAACCTCCCGCACTTCCTACCCGAAGCGTACTCCACTATCTGTGAACTTCTCCTCTTCGTCCTCCGCGAGAGCTCTGCCCCCAGCTCCGATGATAACTACCTAACTCAGGCTAAGCTGGAGAAATGCTTCCTCCCCTACTCGGCGGGTACCCCGAGCGTCGGGAACAATGCCAAGGTATCCCTGCTGCTTGAGGCGTTGATGACACTCCTGTATAAGAGCAAGATGCTTTCTGCAACCCCATCGCTTGCGAAAGCTGTGTGGTCCGGGATTGCACGTCGTGAGCGGGCTAGTAATCGTGATCGGAACTCAATTGAGTGGGCTTACTTGCAGGAGAGTGGGTTTAGGATGAAGTTCATGGTGGAGCATATCTTGCCATGA
- a CDS encoding Smooth muscle protein/calponin: MASVTSLDKDLRNVRLSRYTPQAAAEVRDWIEEVLHEKLAAPDLLEGLKDGVILCKLVNLVVSPGVKYKQLSAPFVQMENISHFLRACQLPPLNLPPHDVFLTVDLYEAKDPAQVLQCLAAFSRRANALAPSKFPRTVGPQSKRGVISPNATGSSGTGAYTPRSTRSSSIVGDAKSSGSYSTWAKKGDEQETTPAWNIHQYGYIGGASQGNQGVAFGARRQITTPAPAVPSLAEKEKNRREEDERIRQQNAERDQAERAHQRQIAEEERRWEEETARVREKERLKVKEEKKRWDDEKRQWEAEEQRRMVEEKEAEHRFEQERQQRRNLNDSRLNGQFLSQYQASNSDVANAVEETAQSRRIKELERELQLAKDRERHQSRPRPVPPKPSYDLSSLEQERRLLPTEWQNKQELPATSEAEEPQPIEEQAPPKPPRPLPVPKPASFSPSPALPPRDLPTPPRPLPDPVAYNVNRGYESRVDSFLSSNPAPKSPAPAAHRFQDYTSTSEVDAENSRRAASQQKTKAGGWASKSLLEREMERERARQEEWAENQKQTAAAAERGGQDGTQGSGPGQSWDIHQYGYMGGDNQNRGGVGLGVGGARRQIIGPRPPL, encoded by the exons ATGGCCTCAGTGACTTCGTTAGACAAGGATTTGCGCAATGTGCGCCTATCCCGCTATACCCCGCAGGCAGCCGCGGAGGTACGCGACTGGATTGAGGAAGTGCTGCATGAAAAGCTGGCAGCGCCAGACTTGCTTGAAGGTCTGAAAGACGGCGTTATTCTTTGCAA ACTGGTAAACCTCGTTGTGTCACCGGGCGTGAAGTATAAGCAGTTGTCCGCGCCATTTGTACAGATGGAAAATATTTCGCATTTCTTACGTGCATGCCAATTGCCACCGCTCAACCTTCCCCCGCACGATGTCTTTCTAACAGTTGATCTCTACGAAGCAAAGGACCCGGCGCAGGTTCTCCAGTGCCTGGCTGCGTTCAGTCGGCGCGCCAATGCCCTTGCGCCCAGCAAATTCCCCCGAACTGTTGGCCCACAGAGTAAGCGCGGTGTGATCAGCCCAAATGCGACAGGTTCCTCGGGCACCGGAGCATATACACCCCGATCAACCCGCTCCTCCAGCATCGTCGGGGATGCGAAATCTTCTGGGTCGTACAGTACTTGGGCCAAGAAGGGAGATGAGCAGGAAACCACGCCGGCTTGGAACATTCACCAATATGGTTACATTGGGGGAGCTAGCCAAGGGAATCAAGGGGTTGCATTTGGTGCTCGCCGACAGATCACCACTCCTGCGCCGGCGGTACCAAGCCttgcagagaaagagaagaataGACGTGAAGAGGATGAACGAATTCGTCAACAGAATGCAGAGAGGGACCAAGCGGAGCGGGCACACCAGCGGCAGATTGCAGAAGAGGAGCGCCGATGGGAAGAAGAGACTGCTCGTGTAAGGGAAAAAGAACGTCTCAAggtcaaggaagaaaagaagcgCTGGGATGATGAGAAGCGTCAATGGGAAGCGGAAGAGCAGCGACGTAtggtggaagaaaaggaGGCTGAACACCGATTTGAGCAGGAGCGACAACAGAGACGAAACTTGAATGATAGCCGTCTCAATGGTCAATTCCTAAGCCAGTACCAGGCCTCCAACTCTGATGTCGCCAACGCGGTCGAGGAGACAGCCCAAAGCCGCCGCATCAAAGAGCTCGAGCGCGAGCTACAGCTGGCAAAGGACCGGGAACGCCA TCAAAGTCGCCCTCGTCCCGTACCCCCCAAACCTAGCTACGATCTCTCTTCCTTGGAACAAGAACGGCGACTCCTCCCTACGGAGTGGCAGAACAAGCAGGAGTTGCCGGCTACTTCCGAAGCAGAGGAACCCCAACCCATCGAGGAGCAAGCGCCACCCAAGCCCCCTCGTCCCCTCCCAGTGCCAAAGCCAGCATCTTTCTCTCCATCGCCAGCGCTCCCACCCAGGGACCTACCCACCCCGCCTCGGCCCCTTCCAGACCCGGTAGCCTACAACGTCAACCGGGGCTACGAGAGCCGCGTGGATAGTTTCCTCTCCTCTAACCCAGCACCTAAATCCCCAGCTCCAGCCGCACACCGATTCCAAGACTATACCTCGACCTCCGAAGTCGACGCTGAGAACAGCCGCCGTGCAGCCTCACAACAGAAGACCAAGGCTGGCGGCTGGGCATCTAAATCTCTGCTGGAACGAGAGATGGAGCGCGAGCGCGCGCGCCAGGAAGAGTGGGCAGAGAACCAGAAGCAAACGGCGGCTGCGGCCGAGCGTGGCGGTCAAGATGGCACACAAGGCTCGGGACCAGGCCAGTCTTGGGATATTCATCAATATGGCTACATGGGTGGTGATAATCAAAACCGTGGCGGTGTTGGTCTTGGGGTTGGTGGTGCTAGGCGCCAGATAATTGGGCCCCGGCCGCCGCTGTAA
- a CDS encoding NADH-ubiquinone oxidoreductase assembly factor N7BML, translated as MVNSLWFKWKKLRLPWRKSFLVGEDLAGNTFWEFKDVMNAARFRRIVRFDPKTHYSDVKVTPQWHQWLRHVREHPPSIQEQEQDLVRQAQIKKLARLADERWASKASFLDKPKTQQQPPTTQINEATLNQLIKPAPAPAEPKTQKVENPWTKEKKANPGEEWQPEAWSPSSKR; from the exons ATGGTTAACAGCTTGTGGTTCAAATGGAAGAAGCTTCGTCTGCCCTGGCGCAAGTCCTTCTTGGTCG GTGAGGATCTCGCCGGAAATACCTTCTGGGAGTTCAAAGATGTGATGAATGCAGCTCGATTCCGACGCATTGTTCGATTCGATCCCAAAACACATTATAGTGATGTTAAAGTGACTC CGCAATGGCACCAATGGCTGCGACATGTCCGAGAACATCCCCCGAGCATTCaagagcaggagcaggatcTTGTCCGGCAGGCGCAAATAAAAAAACTCGCTCGACTCGCTGATGAACGCTGGGCTAGCAAGGCCTCCTTCCTTGATAAGCCCAAGACCCAACAACAACCACCAACAACTCAAATAAATGAAGCGACTTTGAATCAGCTCATTAAGCCCGCACCCGCACCCGCAGAGCCGAAGACACAAAAGGTGGAGAATCCATGGACCAAGGAGAAAAAGGCCAACCCAGGCGAGGAGTGGCAGCCTGAAGCGTGGTCTCCTAGTTCCAAGCGGTGA
- a CDS encoding Argonaute/Dicer protein, PAZ: protein MSGRAHGDLPIRGGRGGGDRGGSRGRGDGGSSNRGSDRGYSGDRGRGSDRGGGRGGRGGSEPPSGMLTDPVEAPNAHVQALEDRYVAESAKARLESGSLARRPGYGTQGRSIVLRANFFPVEFKPNIKFHSYRLKIKPEPKKGQQIFILESMFRKYPLFNKGTGIATDGATEIVTTELFPNNCEPFICSMSGGSGQGSGKSKSYTGPWEATLTLESSFSPADMLACLDDVSHRKEIENELPCLRVLNILMSACPYKDPSIAIIGRGRNKFFRMDKRKQSMEMKGGAEAVRGYYSSVRLGAGRIFLNLNVSHGAFFKEGLLSETIIAFVKIHEKDREIIGRYLKGLKVYALHLDARENGSGVKEKPIRTIFGVATLNDGRKGPNPPRVARSASSADNVQFWMGDEKKGKYVTVAEYFYKTYNKLLEYANNMPVVNVGTLDRPVYLPAEVCEVLPGQPFRPEPSTIQRQNMINFSCRKPPQNYASIMNEGLDILGISKGHTKAVGIKPGKEMITVPARILNPPNLLYGGKKTTNPRNGSWNLINTKFSQGASIGKWTCLWLRKRGNEDKELLLNPDSAMDAFYRKMRDHGLSLPAPSKPYLQVRLGPDDRENRELIKDVFKKIMKEFIFLVVLLPTTEGKIFDYVKYAGDLKTGVLTHCMLGNRLNRIDEQYLSNNAMKVNLKMGGCNQLLQPVNARFIGTAKNTMVIGLDVTHPSSTDPEVFLSVAAIVGSIDYRMGQWPGNVRAQTRRQEHIEFLKEMMLTRLNLWQKNNRGNLPQNILVYRDGVSEGQFAMVLAEELPKIQAAAKAVYRGTMPSITIIVCGKRHNVRFYPTNFKDQDRTSNPINGCVVDRGVTRPIYWDFYLQAQAPIQGSARPAHYVVIHDEIFTNSKANPDRKPADMVQELTHSICYLMGRATRSISYCTPAFLADKFCDRARKYLLAYYYDNNQQVQNEDRFKGATLNLANACQNSMVYI, encoded by the exons ATGTCCGGTCGTGCCCACGGTGATCTGCCCATTCGTGGCGGCCGTGGTGGTGGTGATCGTGGCGGCTCCCGTGGCCGCGGCGATGGTGGCTCCAGCAACCGTGGCAGTGACCGCGGTTACAGCGGTGATCGGGGCCGTGGAAGTGACCGAGGCGGTGGTCGCGGGGGACGTGGGGGGTCCGAGCCGCCCTCTGG AATGTTGACAGACCCGGTTGAAGCCCCCAACGCGCATGTTCAGGCTCTGGAGGACCGGTACGTTGCAGAGTCAGCAAAGGCTCGCCTAGAGTCCGGATCTTTAGCTCGGCGTCCTGGCTACGGTACCCAAGGCCGTTCGATTGTGCTTCGTGCCAACTTCTTCCCAGTGGAGTTCAAGCCGAACATCAAATTCCATTCCTATCGCCTCAAGATCAAGCCCGAGCCTAAAAAAGGGCAGCAAATTTTCATCCTTGAGAGTATGTTCCGCAAGTACCCTCTGTTCAACAAGGGAACCGGCATTGCCACTGATGGGGCCACTGAGATTGTTACGACCGAGCTATTCCCAAATAATTGCGAGCCATTCATTTGTTCCATGAGTGGTGGAAGTGGACAGGGAAGTGGGAAATCGAAATCCTACACCGGCCCTTGGGAGGCGACTTTGACCCTTGAAAGCTCTTTTTCCCCAGCTGATATGTTGGCATGCCTTGATGATGTTAGTCACCGAAAAGAAATTGAGAATGAATTGCCCTGTCTCCGAGTACTGAACATCCTCATGAGTGCATGTCCCTACAAGGATCCCAGCATCGCCATCATCGGCAGAGGACGAAACAAATTTTTCCGGATGGACAAGCGAAAGCAGTCAATGGAAATGAAAGGTGGCGCTGAAGCCGTTCGTGGTTACTACTCAAGTGTTCGTCTTGGTGCCGGACGAATCTTCCTCAATTTGAACGTCAGTCACGGTGCATTCTTCAAAGAAGGTCTGTTGTCTGAAACAATCATTGCCTTTGTCAAAATTCACGAAAAGGACCGGGAGATTATCGGCCGGTACCTGAAGGGTCTGAAAGTCTACGCCTTGCATCTGGATGCTCGAGAGAACGGTTCTGGGGTGAAGGAAAAACCGATCAGAACGATCTTTGGAGTTGCCACCCTAAATGATGGACGCAAGGGTCCCAACCCCCCACGGGTTGCACGTTCTGCATCTAGTGCCGACAACGTACAGTTCTGGATGGGTGATGAGAAGAAGGGAAAATACGTGACTGTTGCCGAATACTTCTACAAAA CTTACAATAAGCTCCTCGAGTATGCTAATAACATGCCAGTCGTCAACGTTGGAACCCTTGATCGTCCAGTTTACCTTCCTGCAGAGGTTTGCGAAGTCCTTCCCGGGCAACCCTTCAGGCCAGAGCCATCCACCATCCAAAGACAGAACATGATTAATTTCAGTTGCCGGAAACCTCCTCAGAACTATGCATCAATTATGAACGAGGGATTGGACATCCTGGGAATCTCCAAAGGACATACCAAGGCGGTAGGCATCAAGCCCGGCAAGGAGATGATCACTGTACCTGCCAGGATTTTGAATCCCCCGAATCTGCTTTATGGCGGCAAGAAGACCACTAACCCTCGAAATGGCTCGTGGAATTTGATCAACACTAAATTCTCCCAGGGAGCCAGCATCGGCAAATGGACCTGTCTTTGGCTTCGGAAGCGCGGTAATGAGGACAAGGAGCTCCTTTTAAATCCCGATTCCGCGATGGACGCATTTTACAGGAAAATGCGTGACCATGGCCTGTCGCTTCCGGCGCCCTCCAAACCGTATCTCCAAGTCCGTCTCGGCCCAGATGATAGAGAAAATCGAGAATTGATCAAGGACGTATTCAAGAAGATCATGAAAGAATTCATCTTTTTGGTTGTCTTGCTTCCAACTACAGAAGGGAAAATCTTTGATTACGTCAAGTATGCCGGAGATTTAAAGACTGGCGTCCTCACGCACTGCATGCTAGGTAATAGGTTGAATCGTATCGATGAGCAGTATTTGAGCAACAACGCCATGAAGGTCAATTTGAAGATGGGAGGATGCAATCAACTCTTACAGCCGGTGAATGCCCGCTTCATTGGCACAGCGAAGAACACCATGGTCATAGGCTTGGATGTCACTCATCCGTCGAGCACAGACCCCGAAGTCTTCCTCAGTGTTGCTGCCATCGTTGGCTCCATTGATTATCGCATGGGCCAATGGCCCGGTAACGTTCGAGCCCAGACGCGCCGTCAAGAGCACATTGAATTCCTCAAGGAGATGATGCTCACCCGGCTGAACTTGTGGCAAAAGAACAATAGGGGCAACTTGCCTCAGAACATTCTCGTGTACCGCGACGGTGTTAGCGAAGGTCAGTTTGCCATGGTCCTTGCCGAGGAACTTCCGAAGATTCAAGCTGCTGCCAAAGCAGTGTACCGTGGAACTATGCCCAGCATCACTATCATTGTCTGTGGAAAGCGCCACAATGTGCGCTTCTATCCTACCAATTTCAAAGACCAAGATCGAACATCCAACCCAATTAACGGATGTGTTGTTGACCGTGGCGTCACCCGCCCTATCTACTGGGACTTCTATCTGCAAGCCCAGGCTCCCATTCAGGGTTCTGCCCGTCCGGCTCACTACGTTGTCATCCATGATGAGATCTTCACCAACTCGAAAGCCAATCCGGACCGCAAGCCTGCTGACATGGTGCAAGAACTCACCCACAGCATCTGTTACCTGATGGGCCGGGCTACTCGCTCGATCAGTTACTGTACTCCTGCCTTCTTGGCTGATAAGTTCTGTGATCGTGCCCGAAAGTATCTATTGGCTTACTACTATGACAACAACCAGCAGGTGCAAAACGAGGATAGATTCAAAGGTGCCACCTTGAATTTGGCCAACGCATGCCAGAACAGCATGGTATACATCTAA